The segment CCATGTAAGGCTGGAAAAAGGAGAGCGGTCAGAACTTGCCAACCTTGCAAATGAAATGCTCTGATGTAGCTTTACTATATTCCTTTGTAAATCACATTCAGGACTACTTCTCCGACAATTTTCAGCGTATTTTGGTCAATCTGATCGAGGTTATCGTTCACCGTATGCCAGTGCTCGTAGAATGAGCCATTGGATGAGGTTTCATCAAGATGAATGATATTGATCATCGGGATGCGGGCGATTTTGTTGACATAGTAGTGATCATCAGTAATGTATCCACCCTGTTCGAAAATAAAATATTCTCCGTAGCCAAGTTTGCCAGCCAGTGTCCATATCTTTTTATTGATATCCGGCGCATAATACATCGAAAAGCCCTCCATGGGGAACCTGGCATTGGGAGCGCCAACCATGTCGAGCAAAATTCCAAAGTTGGCAGTATATCTTGGAACGTGAGGATTTCGCGCCCAGTGTTGCGATCCCAGTCCCCACATATCCGTTGACTCGTAAGTCTGTTTGTCTTGTGGGGGTCCATAGTCTTCCAGGTCGAAAAGGATAATGTCAACACCGGCGGAAGGGCTTTGTCTGCTCAGTTGACGTGCAATCTCAAGAAGCACTCCAACACCGCTTGCTCCATCATTGGCGCCATCGATTGCTTTTCCATGATTTGCAGGGTCAGGGTCATGATCGGCATAAGGGCGTGAATCCCAGTGTGCAGCCAGTAAAATCCTTCTTTGCATCTGTGGGTTGAACACTGCAATAATATTTTTTCCACCAAGAACCTGGCTATTGTAAACCCTCGCTTTAAATTCCTGGACGATAACATCAGGAGTAAATTGTTTCATCGTTTCCTCAAGCCATTTAGCGCATTGGGCATGGGCACTGGTTCCAGGCACACGTGGTCCGAAAGACAATTGCCTGGCAACGAAATAATAGGCAGAATCAGCATCAAATCCGGGAACCACAATAGCCGGAGCGGACATTGAAGTCGTGTCTGCCCGCTTTTTGGAAGTAGTTGTTCCGTTTCCACATGAAGTCAGGAAAATGATAGGGAAAAGAGTCAGAAAAAATAAGGGCCATTTTATGGCTATGATCTCTTTCATTTGAAAATCAGTTTTGGGTTTGCTATTCAACATTGTTTTCTAACGGTTTAAAAAATGGTAGTTTTTTGACCAAATTTATCTGAAAACACAAAATCAACCTGACTTTTTCGCTGACGCTCAGCCAACTCTGACTTTTGCAGGTTGGGATGTAAAACTTTAAAATCACCCGGGTAGCCGATGGTAAAAACCGTAAGTGCTTCAAAATCATCTTCGATTTGAAAAAGTTCAGAAATCTTTTCCGCTTCAAACCCTCCCATCTGATGAACGTATAATCCTTCGTGCATGGCCTGGAAAGTCAGGTGAGCCAAAGACTGGCCTACATCATAACCGTACCATGGATTCTTCTTCCCGGTTTTTACAGATGATTTTCGTCCAATGGCCACGGCAAGTACCGGCGCTGTTTTCGTCCACAACTGGTTAAACTCTACCAGTGTCGAAAAAATCTTTTGATAGGTTTCATCTCCGGACAGACCAATAATAAATAACCAGGGCTGCTCATTACTGGCTGATGGCGCCCAGCGCGCCGCTTCAAACAATCGTTGCAGTTTTTCCTTTTCAACAGCCTGGCCGTTGAAAGCTCTCGGACTCCATCGCTCGGTAAGCAAGGGATGGATAGGGAAATCGGTGTTTGCTCTTTTATTCATAATTTTTGATCAGACCGCAAAGTTATGGATTATTAGGAAACGGAGATTGAGTAACAAGTCTGGTGCAATAATACGTTGATGAAATGAATGGAGTTGTTTATCATCCCGCTAATCCAGACACAGGTCTTTGAATTTCGGTTTTAAAATATACAAACAAACAATTCGTTAGGTTTAAAATTTTCAGAAAAAGCAGATCCATTAAATAAGCAGCATGAATAGCAGCAACCTCTTCAAGATTGGTTTTATCCATGTATTGATTTTTCTTACCTCATTTATCCAAGCCCAACAAACCCGGTTTTACGACGATCCGAAGGCTTCCTTACGCACAGGGCTTGATCTGATTGAGAAGGAACAATACGGTGCAGCACAGGAAGTTTTTAACCGACTGATTGATGTTTTACCGGCCGGTGAGTCGGTGATGCGCCTTGATGCAGGGTTTTATGATGCCCTGTGCGATTATTATCTCAACCATCCGCAGGCAAGGGATAAATTCACGGATTTTGTCAGGCTTTACCCCGACCATACCAAAACCAATCTGGCATTACTGCATCTGGGGTTTATAGACTATGGCCTGCGCAAGTATAAAACCGCTCTTGAGTATTTTGAGAAAGTTGATCCTTTTCGCCTGAGCCCCGAAATGTTGCCCGAATACCTTTACAAATTAGGCTACAGTTTTATTCAGCGTGAAGATTTCACCAAAGCTAAAGAGGCTTTTTTCCCTATCCTCAACACCCCTTCCGATTACAGGGATGCTGCAAATTATTATTACGCATACATTGCCTACCAGGAGAAAGATTATCAGAGCGCATTGCTTTATTTTGAAAAAATTGACAAGAATTCCGAGTTTGCTCAGGAGGTACCTTTTTACCTGTTGCAGATTTACTATGTGAATAATGACACTGACCAGATTGTGGCAAAAGGGCCGGAGTTGCTTGGCCGTGATATCAAGGATAAAAAGAAGGCCGGTGAACTGTCCCGGATTGTTGCGGAAGCTTATTACAAAAACAGCGATTATGCCAATGCCATTGTCTATTTGGATAAATATGTGGAGGACACACGCAAGCCCCTGACCCGCGATGAAAATTACCAGCTCGCTTATGCGCATTATTCTTCAGGCAATTTTCAGAAAGCCATCGGGTACTTTGAGAAATCCATCAAGGATAAAGACCTGATGTCGCAAAATGCCCATTATCACCTGGCTGACTGTTACCTGCAAACCGGCCAGAAGAATTTTGCACAGAATGCTTTTTACGCCGCATACCAAATTCCCGGGAATGAAGAACTGCGGGAAGATGCGCTTTTCAATTACGCCAAACTCACTTTTGAACTGGCCTACGATCCTTTCAACACTTCGATGGCTGCACTCAATCAGTACATCACCGATTATCCGGGATCAAGCCGGATTGACGAGGCCTACAAATACCTGACAAATTTATTTTTATCCTCCAGGGATTACCAGGCCTCCATTGATGCGATGGAGAAACTAAAGGTTAAAAACAAGGATTTGCAATCGGCTTATCAACTGATAACCTTTCAACGCGGAGTGCAATTGTTCAATGGTGGGCGCTATAACCTTGCCGTTGATAATTTCAGGAAGTCACTTAATACCAATTTAAACAAAGAATTAGCCGCCCGTGCACGTTTCTGGCTCGGCGAGTCCTATTTTCATATGGGTGAATATCCACGCGCAATTGATTTGTATGACGCCTTTCTGGAATCGTCGGGCGCATCAAAACTAGACATTTATCCTTTGGCCGCTTATAATCTTGGTTATGCTTATTTCAGACTGAAATTCTACGATAATGCGGTGAATTCATTTAAACAGTTTGCAATCCGCCCGGGTAAAATTGGCGAGGACTATGTGCCTGATGCTTTAATAAGGATCGGCGACTGCTACTTCATTACAAAGAATTACGCTCAGTCAATCAGTTTTTATGAACAGGCGGTAAACAAGAATGCCAGGGAAAGTGATTACGCACTGTTTCAAAAAGCGTTGTCTGAAGGTGTTCAGGGACGTTCGGATCAAAAGATCAGCTCGCTGCAAAATATGCTCAACCGATTTCCACAATCGTCGTATGCCGATGACGCAACGTACGAAATTGCTGAAACCTACCTTCTCCGCAATGACAACCGCAATGCCCTCGACTGGTTTGCAAAAGTCACCTCACTGTATCCTAATAGCAGTTATTTGTATAAGTCGCTGCAAAAAACCGGGATGATCCATTACAACCAGAACAATTACGACCAGGCGCTTGAAGTATTGAAAAGGTTGGTTTCTAATTATCCCAATTCCACAGAAGCGCGCGATGCATTGCTTACCATCCGTAATATTTACATGGATAAAAATGAGGTGAACAAATACTTTGCTTATGCTGAAACAGTTCCTTTTGCCAAAGTCACCACAACAGAGCAGGATTCGATCACTTATATTGCCGCTGAGAATTTTTACATGAACAACGATTGTCAATCAGCTATCGAAGCTTTCGAAAGATATATTCAGCAATTTGAAAATGGCGCTTTTATGCTGAATGCCAATTATTACAAAGCAGAATGTGAATGGAATACAGGCAGACGCAATGAAGCGCTTGAAGGCTATGAATTTGTAACACGATTCTCGAAATCACAGTTTAGCGAGAATTCTTTCCTGCGTGCCGGTGAGATTTATTTTGAAGATCGGAACTATGAAAAAGCACTGGAGTATTACAGCACTTTGGAATCCATCGCTGATTACCCGGTGAATATTACCACAGCCATCAATGGTCAGATGGAGTGTCACTTCAGGATGAACAATTATCCCGAGGCCATTGAAGCTGCCCGCAAGCTGCGCAATCGCGACCGGATTAGCAGTGAGCAATTGATCAGGTCTCACTACATCGCGGGCAAATCTGCTTTTTTAACTGATGACTTTACTTTAGCAAAGAGTGAATTTGATCATACCGTCAGTTTATCTCAGGGTGTTCTCGGTGCTGAAGCGAAATATCAGCTTGCAACTATTGCTTTCCAGCAAAATGAATATACTAAAGCCGAAGAACTTGTGATCGAACTCGCCAGCCAATATCCATCGTTTGAATACTGGAAAGCAATGGGTTTCATCCTGCTTTCGGATGTTTATGTTGAACAGAATAATTTATTCCAGGCCAAACAGACCCTCGAAAGCATTTTGCAGTATTATCCGGGGCAAGACCTGAAAGAGGTGGCCAGAGAAAAACTTGTAATCATTAATCAAATGGAACAAAAACAAAATTGATGAGTTTTCGAATCCGACAATATTTCAGACCATACCAGAAAATGAAATCAGAAAATAATCAGCATATCATCAAAATGATCATAAAAACAGAAATAGCAGGTTTTAGGCTCCTATTGCTTTTTGGCCTGTTTGTTTTTTTCACAGAAAGCTTATCAGGGCAGGGGCGCAACCAGGAAGTAACCATCATTGCCCCTTATCAGCCCACAATTTCTGATGCAGTAAAAATGTCCATTAAGCCGGAAATAAAAGACACCGTGGTGATAGCTCCCGAAATGAAATACACCATCAGTTCGCAATTAATTCCTACGACTTACGAGATTCAACCACTTAAGCCCATTTATCTTCAGATTGATCCGGAACAGACCTTGCGGAGAAACTACCTGAAAGCCGGCTTCGGAAATTACGCTATGCCTTATGCCGAATTTTTCTCCAACAGCCTCAACTCCGATAAGTTTTCGCTTGGCTTTCATGTTCGCCATCTCTCTTCCAAAGGCGACATAGAAGACTACCCCATCAGTGCGTTCAGCAACAACCGGGCTTCTATTTACGGGAAAAGATACCTAAGCGACAAAGTATTTTCGGCCGATGTTTATTACAACCGTGATGTGGTGCATTATTACGGGATCAGGCCGGATGTGGACACCGCGATTTTTGCCCTGCCTGACGATGACCTCCGGCAAAGGCTTTCACTCATCGGCGCTGATGTAACTTTGGCCAGCAATACCAAAGGAAGGGGAAAAACCAATTACCTGGCCGGCTTCACTTTTTACAATTTGTCCGATTTATTCGAGACCTCTGAAACACATTTTGGTCTCAAAGCCAATTACAGCTCAGCAAATAAAGTACTTAATGTGGCTGGTGAAGAAGAACTTGGCGTTGATTTCGATTTGAAAATTTTTGCCAATAATGATAGTCTGCAATCACAAGCCAATTTATTAACCGGCCTGAAGCCTTACCTAAGGCTCAATTTCGATTACCTCGACCTGACGATAGGAATCGAAGGAGCAGTTGCTGCAGATTCTACAAGTTCATTCTACGTTTATCCTGCTATAAAAGCCTTTTTTAAAGTTATTCCCGATTATTTGCGTGTCTACCTGGCGGCTACCGGAGGACTTACCAGAAACTCTTTTTATAGTACTACCCGCGAAAATCCATGGATTAACCCGATTTTCCCATTGGGCTTTACCAATACAAAATATGATTTTAAGGGAGGCGTGACCGGAAAATTCAACCCGCTGCTCGACTTCAACTTCAGCGTTTCTTATGCTGATGTGGAAAACATGTTGTTTTTTATCAATGATTATTACACAAGCTACAACTCCAATGTGCCTTACAATTTTGCCAATAAGTTCACAGGCATTTATGACGATGCTCAGGTGACCACTATCAGTGCTGAAATCGGATATGAACAGTCTGAAAAACTGAATGCCCTGATGACTTTTAACTATCGAGAGTATAGTCTCGGAACACAAGAACACCCCTGGCATAAGCCTGCAGCAGAAGCCAGCCTGATGGGTCGCTATTATCTTTCACCCAAGTTGACCGCCTCAGCCGAATTGTTTTATATCGGCAAAACTTATGCACCCATACTATACTCAGGTCTTGAGCCGCAAACAGAAAAAATTGATGCCTACTTTGATTTAAACCTTGGCGCTGAATATCGTTTCAACGACAAAGTTGCCGCTTTTGTCCAACTAAACAACATGACTGCATCACGTTACTATCGCTGGCAAAATTATCCCTCACAGCGTATCAATGTAATGGGAGGCCTTACGTTTGCATTCTAAGAGCGGCCTCCTCTGGGAAGCGTTTACTTTATCGGTCTGTCAAAAGGATGATTTATGCAAATGGTGAAAAGTCTGTTTAGCAATAATGAATTCAAACCGGTAATCCTGATCTTTTCTTTGATCAGGGGTAATTGTCAATCAAATCCTAACTTATCAAACTCCAGTCCTGCCGATGTTTCTGAAGTTGTTTTAATCTTGAAAAAAGCAGGTTGTTACCTGGTTTTTGAAGTTCGGGGTCTTCTTCAAGGATGTCAGTGGCTAAATTGCGGGCGTATCTGAGCATTTTTTCGTCTTTAATAATATCGGCTAATTGCAGATCGAGTATTCCACTTTGACGTGTACCGTGCATATCACCGGGTCCACGAAGACGCATGTCCACCTCTGCAATTTCGAATCCGTTTGAAGTTTTTACCATGGTTTCAATTCGCTTTTTACCATCAGCAGTCAATTTATAGCTGGTCATTAAGATGCAGTAAGACTGGTCAGCTCCGCGCCCTACCCGTCCCCGTAACTGGTGCAATTGAGATAACCCGAACCGCTCGGCATTTTCGATTACCATTACTGAGGCATTTGGGATATCAACACCGACTTCGATTACGGTGGTTGCTACCATGATCTGTGTTTCACCTTTGATGAATCGCTGCATCTCGAAATCTTTCTCATCGGTTTTCATTTGCCCGTGTACAATGCTGATGGCATAATCAGGCAAAGGAAAAGAGCGGCTTAGGCTTTCATAGCCTTCCATCAGATCGGCCAGGTCGAGTTTTTCCGATTCTTTGATCAATGGATAAACAACATAAATCTGGCGGCCTTCGGCAATTTTCCTTTGCATAAAGCCATGCAGGACAGGTCGTTTGCTGTCGTAGTAGTGGAATGTTTGAACGGGTTTTCTGCCTGGAGGTAACTCGTCGATGATGGAATAATCGAGGTCGCCATAAACAGTCATGGCAAGGGTACGGGGAATAGGTGTGGCAGTCATTACCAGGACATGAGGCGGGATGTCGTTTTTTTGCCAAAGTTTTGCCCTCTGCTCTACCCCGAACCGGTGCTGCTCGTCAATGATGACCAATCCCAGGTTTTGGAACTGAACAGTTTCCTCAATCAGCGCATGGGTTCCAATCAAAATATTGAGTTCTCCGGTTTCAAGATCCTGGTGAATGATGCTTCGTGCCGATTTCTTTGTTGAGCCGGTGAGCAACTTCAGGTTTATATTCAGTCCGGCCAGAAACCTGCTAATCGTTTTGTAATGCTGCTGGGCAAGTATTTCTGTTGGCGCCATCAGACTGGCCTGGTATCCGTTGTCAATGGCGATGAGCATGCACATCAGTGCCACGAGCGTTTTCCCGCTGCCAACATCTCCCTGGAGTAACCGGTTCATCTGCCTGCCAGTACCCATATCGGCACGGATTTCTTTGATTACTCTTTTTTGTGCAGCAGTTAGCTCAAAAGGTAAAAACTTTGAATAAAAAGTGTTGAAACGATCGCCAACTACCTTGAAAGCATGCCCCCTATATTTTATTGATCTGACAATTTTATGCCTGAGCAGGGCCAGTTGAATAAAAAAAAGTTCCTCGAATTTCAGTCGCGTTATAGCTTTGTTAAGAATTTCCTGATTTTCGGGATAATGAATGTTGACTAGAGCCTCTTCACGGCTGACAAATTTCAATCGCTGGACAATTTCTGGTGAGAGTGTTTCGGGTACAATATTTTCAATCTGAGCTACCAATGTTTTGGTTAATCTGGCAATTCCACGGCTATCAAGACCTTTGGTTTTCAACTTTTCGCTTGAAGAATAAAATGGCTGAAGCTGTGCACTTAATATGTCATACTCTGAAACAGCCTCGAACTCTGGATGTACAAGGTTAAATCTACCGCTGAAAAAGGTTGGTTTTCCGAAAACGATATATTCCACCCCAGGTTTAATTTTTTCAAGCGCCCATTTTATTCCCTGAAACCACACAAGTTCTATTTCGCCAGAGTCGTCTGTCAGGAGACCTGTAAGCCTTCTCCCTCTGCCTTCGCCAATTGTATGGAGTTGAGCTATTTTTCCTTTAAGTTGGAAAAATGATTGATCAGAGTCTATATCGGCGACTTTAGAAAACTGGCTGCGGTCAACATACCGAAACGGAAAGTAGTTCAGCAGGTCATCAAAGCAATGGATGTTTAATTCTGATTTTAGCAACTCGGCACGTTTAGGGCCGACGCCTTTAAGAAACTCAACCGGTGTTTGTAAAAAGTCAGAGGCCATTGCTTTGGTTTTGATGACTGGCACAAATGTAAAACAAAAACTCCTTGCAGGCTGCCCGGCAAGGAGTTTAAAATATTTTGTTCAATCAAATTTTCCTAATAAACCCAAAGTTCCTGCTCAAAGTCGCGAAGTTCATTCTTGATTCTTTCTGATTCCATCAGCGCGTCAATGCCTGAAGCGTAATCATCAATCCGACGATCGAAAACATTATCTTCTTTAATGATGAAACTGCTAAACCTGCGCTGGAGGAATAGTTGGTCGAAAGTAAGCCTGCGTGCACTGTTCATGGTATTGAATACCTCATGTTGTGCTAAGATAGGTCGTATCTCAGGATAGTAAAGCCAAAACAGCGGTTTGTAACCCCTGAACAGATTTGTTGCCGGATCAATGTCTTCTTTAACAGGGCAAATGCCAATGATTCGTACCTGCATCTCAGAACGCTGTTTATCGAAAATCCAATCCTCTTTTATCCACAGTAATTTAATGTCCTGCGGTGTAAACTCCGTTTGAACTGTAGTTGTGATAAAAACATCGGGGTTATTTGGATCAGGTACACGACTTTGGAACGATGAGGTAAGTTCACTTTCCAACTGGCTTGCTGCAACGGGAAGCATTTCCTCAAAGTTATCGGTTCTACCCGGAGCATAAGCTGTAATGTCGCCGCTGCGCACAGCATCCCATAATATTTGCATCAAGCTTCTCCAACTTCCCTGGGGCGTTTCAGGAAAATAGAGGGGATGGTTCATCTTTTCCCTGAAATCAACGCTTCTCCAAACTCTCTTTTCCCAAAAAACATCTGATTCCCTGAGATACGGGTAAGGAATAGGTTTAAGGTCATTAATATGAGTCCGTTCATAAGCTTTGTCTCTGGGTTCTGAAACCAACTGAACCTGATTACCCTGCTGCCCGAACGACAACTTGATAAACAGGAAAAAAACAACTGCAATCATGCTTATTAAGCTTGTCTTGTTCATAGTGTTGAATTTAACGTTTTAATTCAATGTCAATGTGATTGGTGACAAAGGCCTGTCAATTCCATCAGGCCCGCGTGCTATAATACTTTCAAACCAGACACGATCGCCCCTGTTCGAGGTTCTGATCCTGTTTTTCATCTCATCTGTAAGTCTGTTACTTTCATTTCGTCTTTCCCAAACAATTGACCCCGAAACAGAGATCATATTGAAGGACACAATTCTAAAAGCGAGATCAAATTCAAAATCCTGAGGCATACTGGCTTCGAGCGCTGCGGCTTCAGCCAGTACCGTCCTGTTAACCGTTCCTTCTCTCATACCGGCAATTTGTGCAATGGGGTCAGGAACTCTTTTAATGCGGTAAGTTTTATCACCTTGTTTCCTCAGTTGCCCCTCCATACGAGCTGAAACCGAAATGATCGCTTCCCTCTTATCTGCTGGAACTGTGACAATATAATCACCGGGTTGTGCATCGCGACGTATTTGTCCGGTCGAAATTGTTACTTCAAGGTTTTCGAGTGGAATTCCAGGCGAAGAAATTGAAATTGGGTTATCGACACCCGCATAGAATACATTCATTTTGGTTGCCGAAACAGTTGTTGTTGGCTGCGCAACCTGATAGTTAGCCGAAAAATGATAATCGTTCGTCTCTCCTGTCCCCGTGGTAAGCCGGAAAATACCTGCAAATTTTTTAAGACCTTCGGATTGTGCCGGGATACTCAACTTCACAACGCCTTTGTGACCGGCAATAGGCCTGGCACGGCTGATCTGATTTTCTGCCAGGTAATCAACGCCTTCCAAAATGTAAACTTCAGGGTCTTGACGGGTATCGTAGGCAGCTACTAAAATTTCAGCTTCGTATTTGTCACCGATAAAAACATAGTCTCTTTTTGGTAGGACACGTGCAGCCACAGTATCATACTTAAAATCCTCAGCATCAATAGCTGACAATAAATGATTAACCACATCGAATTCAGCATTGTAAACTTCGGTTATGATCTTGTTCAGGATAGCGAGGTTTGCAGCAAGAACGGTGTTGTAAAAGTTGTACTGAACCCAGTTTTGAGGCACACCATCACGGTCAGTATAAGCGCCATCAGTTTTTAATCCCATTTTTATCTGATCTCTGTATTTGGGATCAACTATATTAAGGATGTTTTCTCTGAAAGCATTAATTTTTTCCTCTAATACCCTCCCTTCACCTGCCGAACCATCAGTAGAGCCTCTCATGAAAAAGTTAGTTGTGGTGGTAAAGTCGTCTAACTTTTTTAAATTTTTTGAAGGGATTACTTTTGCCGAATCATAAGGAATGCGCTCAACGGTTGAAATCAATTGCCATTTAACATCATAAATATATTCCCGCATTTCATCAGCAAGATGCCTGGCTTCAAGTGCTTTTTCTCTGAACGGCCTAACTTTGTTTTGATTGATCTGGTATTGTTTGTCAAAAGTCCGGTAAGCCTCATCGAGTTTTTCGTTAAAGTTCTCATTGGTGAGCACTACGCTTTCATTCACAACAACAAATGCATCGAGTACTTCTTTTGAAACATTAAGTGCCAGCAGTGCCGTGAGTACCAGGTACATCATGGCGATCATTTTTTGTCGTGGTGTTTCTTTGTATCCAGCCATTGATAATGGGTTTTGTTGGTTTACAAACTATTTAATGTTCATTGCTGAAAGCATATTGCCATATACACTGTTCAGAGAGGCCATTCTCTTTGTCAGTGTATCCATTTCACGCTGGTATTGAACAGTTTTATTAGAAGACTCCTCAAGGTTTGAAAGGAATTTTTCGAGTGTTTGCTCGAGTTTGTATGATGCCTGTGATTGCATGTCAGCATTGGTTAATTGCATTTCGTACAATTTGTTTAAAGATGCCAAATTGCCGGAAAGTTTATTCAATTGCTCGTTAAATGCTTCACTGTTTTGCGCTGAACCACGCAAATCCTCAATTGTTTTGGCTATTTTATCTGCTGAGTGAAAATAACTCTCAGATAATTTAGCAGCTGATTCCGAAGCATTTCTTATGGTTTGGGAAAGCTCTTCTGAGGCGCGGATGTCGTCTTTAAAAGTTTTCGCAGCATCACCATAAGCGCTTCTTAACCCTGAAGCTGCATTGGAAATCTCCTGAACTCTTGTGGTGAGTTCGTTAGTTGCAACCATCTCTTTATTCATTGCTAACGAGGCGTCAGTATAAGTCTTTGATAGTGTGGACACCGATTGGGAAGCTGTTTTCATATTCGATACAAAATCCTGAGTGGCAATGCTTGCATTGGTGAGATCATTCAATTTTGTGGCACTATCACTCAATTTTGTTAAACCTGTACCAAGGCGTTGAATAACACCTTCATCTAAGTTGACATCTTTAAGCATCAGATCAAGTTGAGTCATCTGGTTACCTCCTGATTTTGCTGGCGCTTTACGCAACATGGATTCATCAGGTTCAATACCGTGATAGTCTTCCATAAGTTCAGGGTGAACTTTGCTCCAGTCTGGCTCAACATTTGGCTTTTGAAGTGCCGATAACGCAAAAATGATTGCTTCTGTGATCATCCCCACTAAAAGCATCTCAGTAGCTCCCTGATAGTGATTGATCTTGAATAGGGCGCCTAAGATTACCAGGGAGGCTCCCAATCCATAAGCAACAGACATGAATCGTCTGAACGAAGGGGTTTCTAAAAACTTGTTAAAAGCATTTGGACTTGTGGTCTGATCTGTTGTACTCATACTTGAAAATGTGATTTAAGATTGACTTTTTTGACGAATTTCCGTTTAATAAACATTTGATGCTCTCTTTGGGTTATCACCTTTTGATCTCCCCAAGTAAGGAAGGATGGTACGGAAGCCAACATAGGATTTTGCAGTATCCTGATATTCATAATCTTTTGTGGAAACAAGAAGGTAATATTCGATATCTTTCCATGATCCACCTTTGACGATTTTTCTTTTCATCGAAATAGCATCATCAGGCTTAGCAAAGTAGTTATAATTAGGATTGAGTTCCCAGGTGAATGCATTGGCCGACT is part of the Bacteroidales bacterium genome and harbors:
- a CDS encoding M28 family peptidase produces the protein MKEIIAIKWPLFFLTLFPIIFLTSCGNGTTTSKKRADTTSMSAPAIVVPGFDADSAYYFVARQLSFGPRVPGTSAHAQCAKWLEETMKQFTPDVIVQEFKARVYNSQVLGGKNIIAVFNPQMQRRILLAAHWDSRPYADHDPDPANHGKAIDGANDGASGVGVLLEIARQLSRQSPSAGVDIILFDLEDYGPPQDKQTYESTDMWGLGSQHWARNPHVPRYTANFGILLDMVGAPNARFPMEGFSMYYAPDINKKIWTLAGKLGYGEYFIFEQGGYITDDHYYVNKIARIPMINIIHLDETSSNGSFYEHWHTVNDNLDQIDQNTLKIVGEVVLNVIYKGI
- a CDS encoding nitroreductase family protein; translation: MNKRANTDFPIHPLLTERWSPRAFNGQAVEKEKLQRLFEAARWAPSASNEQPWLFIIGLSGDETYQKIFSTLVEFNQLWTKTAPVLAVAIGRKSSVKTGKKNPWYGYDVGQSLAHLTFQAMHEGLYVHQMGGFEAEKISELFQIEDDFEALTVFTIGYPGDFKVLHPNLQKSELAERQRKSQVDFVFSDKFGQKTTIF
- a CDS encoding tetratricopeptide repeat protein; translated protein: MNSSNLFKIGFIHVLIFLTSFIQAQQTRFYDDPKASLRTGLDLIEKEQYGAAQEVFNRLIDVLPAGESVMRLDAGFYDALCDYYLNHPQARDKFTDFVRLYPDHTKTNLALLHLGFIDYGLRKYKTALEYFEKVDPFRLSPEMLPEYLYKLGYSFIQREDFTKAKEAFFPILNTPSDYRDAANYYYAYIAYQEKDYQSALLYFEKIDKNSEFAQEVPFYLLQIYYVNNDTDQIVAKGPELLGRDIKDKKKAGELSRIVAEAYYKNSDYANAIVYLDKYVEDTRKPLTRDENYQLAYAHYSSGNFQKAIGYFEKSIKDKDLMSQNAHYHLADCYLQTGQKNFAQNAFYAAYQIPGNEELREDALFNYAKLTFELAYDPFNTSMAALNQYITDYPGSSRIDEAYKYLTNLFLSSRDYQASIDAMEKLKVKNKDLQSAYQLITFQRGVQLFNGGRYNLAVDNFRKSLNTNLNKELAARARFWLGESYFHMGEYPRAIDLYDAFLESSGASKLDIYPLAAYNLGYAYFRLKFYDNAVNSFKQFAIRPGKIGEDYVPDALIRIGDCYFITKNYAQSISFYEQAVNKNARESDYALFQKALSEGVQGRSDQKISSLQNMLNRFPQSSYADDATYEIAETYLLRNDNRNALDWFAKVTSLYPNSSYLYKSLQKTGMIHYNQNNYDQALEVLKRLVSNYPNSTEARDALLTIRNIYMDKNEVNKYFAYAETVPFAKVTTTEQDSITYIAAENFYMNNDCQSAIEAFERYIQQFENGAFMLNANYYKAECEWNTGRRNEALEGYEFVTRFSKSQFSENSFLRAGEIYFEDRNYEKALEYYSTLESIADYPVNITTAINGQMECHFRMNNYPEAIEAARKLRNRDRISSEQLIRSHYIAGKSAFLTDDFTLAKSEFDHTVSLSQGVLGAEAKYQLATIAFQQNEYTKAEELVIELASQYPSFEYWKAMGFILLSDVYVEQNNLFQAKQTLESILQYYPGQDLKEVAREKLVIINQMEQKQN
- the recG gene encoding ATP-dependent DNA helicase RecG → MASDFLQTPVEFLKGVGPKRAELLKSELNIHCFDDLLNYFPFRYVDRSQFSKVADIDSDQSFFQLKGKIAQLHTIGEGRGRRLTGLLTDDSGEIELVWFQGIKWALEKIKPGVEYIVFGKPTFFSGRFNLVHPEFEAVSEYDILSAQLQPFYSSSEKLKTKGLDSRGIARLTKTLVAQIENIVPETLSPEIVQRLKFVSREEALVNIHYPENQEILNKAITRLKFEELFFIQLALLRHKIVRSIKYRGHAFKVVGDRFNTFYSKFLPFELTAAQKRVIKEIRADMGTGRQMNRLLQGDVGSGKTLVALMCMLIAIDNGYQASLMAPTEILAQQHYKTISRFLAGLNINLKLLTGSTKKSARSIIHQDLETGELNILIGTHALIEETVQFQNLGLVIIDEQHRFGVEQRAKLWQKNDIPPHVLVMTATPIPRTLAMTVYGDLDYSIIDELPPGRKPVQTFHYYDSKRPVLHGFMQRKIAEGRQIYVVYPLIKESEKLDLADLMEGYESLSRSFPLPDYAISIVHGQMKTDEKDFEMQRFIKGETQIMVATTVIEVGVDIPNASVMVIENAERFGLSQLHQLRGRVGRGADQSYCILMTSYKLTADGKKRIETMVKTSNGFEIAEVDMRLRGPGDMHGTRQSGILDLQLADIIKDEKMLRYARNLATDILEEDPELQKPGNNLLFSRLKQLQKHRQDWSLIS
- the gldN gene encoding gliding motility protein GldN, which translates into the protein MNKTSLISMIAVVFFLFIKLSFGQQGNQVQLVSEPRDKAYERTHINDLKPIPYPYLRESDVFWEKRVWRSVDFREKMNHPLYFPETPQGSWRSLMQILWDAVRSGDITAYAPGRTDNFEEMLPVAASQLESELTSSFQSRVPDPNNPDVFITTTVQTEFTPQDIKLLWIKEDWIFDKQRSEMQVRIIGICPVKEDIDPATNLFRGYKPLFWLYYPEIRPILAQHEVFNTMNSARRLTFDQLFLQRRFSSFIIKEDNVFDRRIDDYASGIDALMESERIKNELRDFEQELWVY